The Rosa rugosa chromosome 1, drRosRugo1.1, whole genome shotgun sequence genomic sequence GAGATTCTAGCacttcacgaagcagtacgtgaatgtatatggttgagagccatcacaaagcaCATGTGGGCTGCATTCCACCAttgatgaaccaaccactatccacgaggataatgctgcttgcatcaagcaaatgaagacgggtttcatcaaaggagacaacaccaaacatattgcaccaaagttcttcttcaatcagcaacaataggagcatcagaaaattaaagtcaagcagattcgatctgaagacaatcgtgcaaacctctttaccaagtcactaccaaagtctacattccagaagcatgttcaaggtattggtctacgtaaactatctgaattacctaacatgtaattttcagggggagtcgaaatcagggggagtatcccgaagcatatacacttgaccatcgtgtactcttttcgtccttcgtccagggttattttgtcccactgggttttgttacctggcaaggttttaacgaggcacatctttagaatggtcaccccacttatactacatcctgaagatgctttgatttgacatatatgcatttgctcatcttttcccttcgaccacgggtttctcccactgggtttaccgggcaaggttttggtgtagcaaatctaaatgcatccctctcgtagacatactacctacttatgatgctaataagaagactccacttatctccgaagctgtgatattactactccacactcatacgcgttgtgctctttttctccttcgaccaaggttgtttttttcccacagggtttttattacttggcaaggtttttgatgagacaactgAGAAGCACACAACccatgcaacactattgacatgaaatatccaagggggagtgttgtaaatcattatggctatatcatgtaaatagatatagggtaaatcattatgttgttataggcttaccctttccatgttttatggatgactttaggaatccttgttttatggaggactttaggagtccttgttttatggaggactttaggctacatgttccctatcttccactatatgtagtccatttctcatccatgttatgaggagaaaaaacagaaaatactacacttattatctgcatctaaactctctctctctcaagttcttagaagcaaagctctctccattttctgaaacactttctatgttagttttacaacaaAAGTCATCTTTTGTGCCTAATTAGACTTGTATGTTAATGTGGCTCTCCCAATGGGGAACGACAGTGAACACTTCTTTCTTGTAGCTTAAGTTCAATATGGTTCCCCacctgtttgatgaaatgcccaAGACAAAGATGGTTAGGCAGTTTCACTGAATAATAGTCTCTTATTGTGAATCAGCAAATTGATGGCTTTGATGGCTTTCAAGGACAAAGCAGCCCCTGAATAAGAGTCTCTTAATGTGAATCAGCAAACCTTATATACGATTCGCCAGTGCTAGACAGACAATGAACCCTTTTTTCTCTATCTTGAATTTTTGCCCCCCacatgtttgatgaaatgcccaAGAGAAGATGGGAGACAATCTGTCGATAAACACTACATCTTTCCTCTGCTCTTCATGAGTAATATACTAATATATACCAAGAAAAATTTGTCAAACTGTATTTTAGTCAAGGTTGAAGAGCTTTAATGTTGACCCATATCATTATAAAACCAATACTGCATCCCTGTTATGCTATTATACGCGTTTACTTTGAAGGTGGGTTAGTATTTTCCCTGCTATGAAAGTTCCAAGAAATGTCAATGCATtgacctcaaacttttgcctcgTCTCTTTTTTAATTTGGTTGGTGTTGGGGTGTAGCTAGCCCCAAAATATGAGAGCAGGGGCACTTGAATATGCTGGGTTTGTGAGGAAAGTGAGGACTCTTTCGATCTTGATCTTTACTCTTTCTTCATCCAAAGCAAAAGCCCCATCAACCTCTTGGAGAAATCAAGCTCTGTGCCCTGCCTGTAAGTTGTTGTTTTCCTTGACTATGTTTGTTTtctactttcttttttttcctttgctaGGATGATTGTGATAATTGCATTCCAAGTTCGagtctcaaatttttttttttttttcacaacttTTAATGCAGCCAACAAATATATTACTTCTCTCCTTGCTCTTCATCAAAGCTTACACTGAAACGAATACAGTTTTCGACTTTGTTGTGATATTTAAGAATCAGTAATGGTTATAGTAGGGGAGTTTGTAGGGGGTGCAGCTCTTGGTGCAGCATTTGGGCTGTTGTTTGATGTTGTGAAGAAAGCAGTTGACAAGCCTAGTACCTTTAGATCCCTCTTTGAGAACATTAAATTTTCGCTAAAGTTTTTAAAACCAATGATCGAAAAGATAGGAGAACATAACGTGGAATTGGGTCTCCCAGATGAAGAAATAAAGTATATTATAAGAGAAATGGAGGAGGGTGTAAAGCTTGTCCAGAAGTCATCAAAGATCAGTAAGTGGAACTGCATGAAGTTTTATTACACCGATCAACTTATTGAACTAGATGGGTCTCTTAAAAGACTGTTAGATGTATTGATAGTGCAAGGATTAAGAGATGGGAAGGAGACTTTGATTTTGGCAAGAAAACACCAAGACCAACTTATTGAATCGGCAAGAGATGCAAAGGAGACCTTGGTTTTGGCACAAAAGAACAATGACCAGCTTATTGAATCAGCAAAGGATGGGAAAGAGACCTTAGTTCTGGCAAGACAAAATGCGGACCAACTTATTGATTCGTCAAGAGATGGGAAGGAGACCTTGGATTTGGCAAGACAAAACAATGCCCAGCTTATTGAATCAGCAAGGGATGGAAAGGAGACCTTGGTTTTGGCCAAGAACATTAAAAGGTTTCTCAAATGAATTGAATGTTTGGTGCGTTGTACTTATAAAGGTGATTTCAATGTCCAGTCCAACATCTAGTACTGTGTCTTTTCGTGTTCCCACCATTCTCTGTTACTCTGTATCTATGTTGTTTCGAGCATTTTTCTTTGCTTTACTCTAAACATAAACTCCATGTACGGTTTCTTTAGGAAATTCCAGATATCACAGTGGGAGCAGAGTTTCAAAAGCAAGCAGAAGCTCAGGAAGAGGTCGAATTTTGGAGACATCCAACTTAAGAGTTTACCGTTTTGCCGAGTTGAAGGATGCTACTCAGAATTTCAGGCAAGGTGAGTTTGGTTGTGGAGGCTTTGGGAGTATGTACAAGGGTTGGATGGATGAAAAGACGCTTGCACCTTCTAAGGTTGGCACTGGAATCGCCGTTGCTGTCAAGACATTTTACTCAGAAAGTATCGAAAGCATTAAACAGTGGCAGGTAGTACTGTGCTTTAAACTCTAGCTAGCACATTTTTGAAACTTTTAGTTGGCTTATGATGAAATGGAATCGTTCAACCATGAATTTGAATTAGTCACCTTGTTTTATGTCATGGAGTACGTAGCATTTTGAATTTGTGAATCATCAGTCTTTAAAATTCTTATGTAGTACTTGGTGTCGTTTAATGCCACATTATGATTGCTATTCTATGTGTATCCTATTTTGCTGAAGTGGTTTATCTTTTAGAGATACTTATGTGTTCCTTGTTATTTAATACTGCAGCTGGAGCTGAACTTCCTAGGAAGGGTTTCTCATCCGAACCTTGTCAAGCTATTGGGATACTGTTGTGAGAAAAAGGAGATGTTCTTAATTTATGAATTCATTCCGAATGGAAGCTTACATAGTCATCTTTTTAACAGTACGAACTATTAGTAACGAAAAAAGATAGAATTGACATACATAAGTTTTGCTTGTTTTCACTGCACAAATTTATTGTGTTCCTCTGGGATTTTCATTTCTTGTAGGCATTTCTGTCGAGGAACCACTTTCTTGGGACATCAGACTCAAAATAGCTATTGGAGCTGCTCGGGGATTAAATTTCTTGCACAGTATACAAATCACACACAGAGATGTCAAACCCTCAAATATATTGCTTGATGAGGTTTGTGCTATCTTTTCTTTCTATGTCTAACGTTTTATGCTGTTATTTTCTGAGAAAAAACGAACAGTGGTAGTAACCACTAACCAGGTTTGCTTTCTAGGTAATATAAAAAATCTAATTTCAATGTCGACATGTACCTGACATTGCTCTCTCTTTTTTGTATTTACATTCTGCAGGATTACAATACAAAACTATCAGATTTTTCCTTGGCAAAATGGGGGTCAGCTGATGGAGAGTTAGATGTGTCTACAGGGGTTTGTGGCACAATAGGATATATCGATCCAGAATACCTGAGAACAGGTAATGATGTCTGGATCAAAAATTGAAGCTGCTGTGTAGTTCATTATTGTCCTTCTTGGTAGAGTAAATTAAATCAGTTGCTTTATCTCACCGTAAATTATAGGTCATGCGTGTGTGAAGAGCGACGTGTATAGCTTCGGTGTTTTGCTGCTTGAGATTCTGACAGGATTAAAGTCCTTCGATTTAAGCCGATCTGAGGAAGAATTTAGTCTGGCTAGGTGGGCTATACCACTTTTGTGTGATGAAACAAAGTTGCAAACCATCATGGATGAGCAGATTAAGGGCCAATATTCCTCCCAGGAAGCATTGCAGAGTGCACAGCTTGCTCTAAAATGTTTAGAAACAGATCCTGAAAGCCGACCTTCCATGAAAGAAGTTGTGGAGCAATTGGAAAACATTCAGGCATTGAAGGGAAAACCAGACCAGTCCGAGCTTACTACTATGCAGTATTCTTCTAATTCTTAATGATgatcctttcttttcttttttcttctgtaATTCTTAATGATATGTCAAGCAGCCTATTCACTGTTTCTCACTTCAAAATGTCCTGGCAGTGAATGAACTTAATCATCTTATACACCTCACAAGAGGAAAGTCCTAAAACTGGATCCTACTGATCTTATGTATTAGACATTGAATTTAGATGCATAAACAATTATCTTCATCATGTATCCTTTTTAATTCCATGgtgatttttatatttttttcgtATAAACTGTTGGAATTACAGAGCACCAGTGCAAAAGCCAAGTACAAGGCGAAGTTCAAGAGTTGGTTATGGGTGGTAATGTGTCTGGTATAATGTTCACTACTTACCACCCTCTGATAGATAGTTGAATTTCAAAACCAAATGCACAAAGTAAGGTGCAGAACTACATGTTATATTAACAGTGGCATACAATCAAAACTCAACACTATGCAATCCTATGTATTCCAGGATTCTATTCGTCCTTCTCTACTTCACTCTTAGCATCAGGCACTCAATGAGGTAACAAGTCAATTCATTACACACCTCACAAGACCAAGTTCTGAGATTGGATCCTATAGTTTTTCTTTACATAATGTGGTAATGTGCACTTGCCGTCTTTtaatattctttctttttctatgttaattttatacttattttGTAACAGTACGTTTTAGAAATTTGTAACAAATTTTCTCTCTGTCTTGTAGTCATTTGGCCTTAAACTAGAATTATTTTGGTTAATATGGCTCCCGAAAGGCTAACTATTCGCATTGACTAAGCCAAGGTGGGTACAGACAATGAACCCTTTTCTCTAGTAGCTGCAAGTTCAATTTTTGCCcaccacagtttgaagaaatGCTCAAGACAATATGAGGCGGATTCACACACACATTCAAAGATTCCAAATGCAACACAGCCCTGCCTTAACCTTCCTTCCTCTACTGCACGTTTGTAAACATTACTATCCTTCCTCTGACCTCTCCTCTTCAATTTCCACAAAgaacagatatatatatatatatatatatatatatatatagcacgAGACTTCATGGAACCTTAAGGAAGATATCAGGACCCGTCTTATTAATATTAAGAAGTCCTGACTCCACCTGTTTCTAATTCGTTATGCAAAAGAAACCTCTTAGTACTTTCCAAGAAATTTACAAGATAATGTCAGGCATTGACCTCTACTTACAAAGTCTTCATGTCTGTCATCTTAAATAATTTGGTTGGGTTTCTAGCTAGCCCCAACAACTAAAAAAACTTGCTCGTAAGTAAATCTACGGAGTTTGAGAGATAAGTGGGTAAAGCTATTTCTTGTTGGATAGCAAAATCCCCAAGTAACCTTTGGAGAGGGTATTTGTAAGTGACTGGTTCTTCTTGGCTtgcttcttatttttttttttttttccccttctgtTTTCTACTTTTCTACCTTTTTCTTTCCCTCCATATATAATGTTTAAACATTTTTACATTTTCTAATGCAGCCAGTTGAAATTACTGCTCTCCTTACTATCTATTTGTCTTGATCGAAGTTTGGAATTGAAACAAACTCAAGTTCGTAAAAATCGGTAATGGTTATAGTAGGGGAGTTTGTAGGGGGTGCTGTTCTTGGAGCAGCATTTGGGGTGTTGTTTGATGTCGTCAAGAAAGCAGTTGACAAGCCTACTGCCTTTAAATCCCTCCTTGAGAACATCAAGTTTTCTCTGGAGTTTCTAAAGCCGGTGATTGAGAAGATAGGAGAGCATAACGTGGAATTGGGTCTCCCAGATGAAGAAATAAAGCATCTTATAACAGAAATGAAGGAGGGCGTAAAGCTTGTCCAGAAGTCATCAAAAGTCAGTAAGTGGAACTGCATGAAGTCTTATTACACGGATCAACTTATTGAATTGGATGGTGCTCTTAAAAGACTGTTCCATATATTGATGGTACAAGGAGTAAGGGATGCGAAGGAGACCTTGATTTTGGCCAGAAAACACCAAGACCAACTTATTGAAACGGCAAAAGATGCAAAGGAGACACTTGTTTTGGCACAAAAGAATACTAGCCAGCTTACTGAATCGGTAAAGGATGGGAAGGAGACCATAGAATTGGCAAGAAAAAACGCTGACCAATCAGCAAAAGATGGGAAGGAGACCTTGGTTTTGGCTAGGAAAACTAGAAGGTTGCTTAAGCGAATTGAACGACTGGTGACTTGCACTTCCAAAGGTgactttttctcttttctattCTTATTTCTTCTTGGAAATTGCTTCCCTTGCAGTTTGcacatattttttatttttaattcctGACCCCACCTATTCCCAATTTCAGTGAAATTTAAACCCGCGACCTCCACGGTGTTAGTTACACCAATTAACAAACAGGTCACGGCTCACAACGGGAACAAAATTCCCA encodes the following:
- the LOC133710398 gene encoding RPW8-like protein 3; amino-acid sequence: MVIVGEFVGGAALGAAFGLLFDVVKKAVDKPSTFRSLFENIKFSLKFLKPMIEKIGEHNVELGLPDEEIKYIIREMEEGVKLVQKSSKISKWNCMKFYYTDQLIELDGSLKRLLDVLIVQGLRDGKETLILARKHQDQLIESARDAKETLVLAQKNNDQLIESAKDGKETLVLARQNADQLIDSSRDGKETLDLARQNNAQLIESARDGKETLVLAKNIKRFLK
- the LOC133710473 gene encoding probable serine/threonine-protein kinase CST; the encoded protein is MSSPTSRNSRYHSGSRVSKASRSSGRGRILETSNLRVYRFAELKDATQNFRQGEFGCGGFGSMYKGWMDEKTLAPSKVGTGIAVAVKTFYSESIESIKQWQLELNFLGRVSHPNLVKLLGYCCEKKEMFLIYEFIPNGSLHSHLFNSISVEEPLSWDIRLKIAIGAARGLNFLHSIQITHRDVKPSNILLDEDYNTKLSDFSLAKWGSADGELDVSTGVCGTIGYIDPEYLRTGHACVKSDVYSFGVLLLEILTGLKSFDLSRSEEEFSLARWAIPLLCDETKLQTIMDEQIKGQYSSQEALQSAQLALKCLETDPESRPSMKEVVEQLENIQALKGKPDQSELTTMQYSSNS